In Chlorobiota bacterium, the sequence GTTTCTGGGGGGCGTTGGCTTCCTGGACGATTACCTGAAAGTGGTGAAGAAACTTCCCAAAGGATTGATTGGGCGATACAAGATCATTGGGCAAGTGGTGATTGGATTGGTGCTTGGCGGGACCATCTATTTCTTCCCGGAATGGTTCCCCGGCAATTACTCCAACATCAACACCTACAGCACGGCTCCGTTCGTGAAGGATACGCTCTTCAACTTTGGAATCCTCTATATCCCAGCGGTGATCTTCGTGCTGACGGCCACCAGCAACGCCGTCAACTTAACCGATGGATTGGACGGATTGGCAATCGGGACCGTAAGCATTGTGGCGCTGGCGGTGGCGTTGATTACCTACTTAAGCGGGAATGCGGTTGCCGCCAATTACTTGAACATCCCCCATCTGCGCGGCGTTGACGAGCTGGCGATTTTCTGCGCAGCATTGTTGGGGGCGGGGTTGGGGTTCCTTTGGTTCAATGCGTACCCTGCGCAGGTGTTCATGGGGGATACCGGGTCGCTGGCATTGGGGGGGGCAATCGGCGCAGTGATGATCCTTGTGAAAAAGGAGTACATGATCCCCGTCCTGGGTGGCATCTTCTTTGCCGAATCCCTTTCGGTGGTGGTGCAGGTTGGATACTTCAAGTACACCAAACGCCGCTACGGGCAGGGGCGAAGAATCTTCCGGCGCGCGCCGCTCCACCATCACTTTGAGGAAAAAGGGTGGCCGGAAGCGAAGATCGTCACCCGCTTCTACATCGTGGCGATTCTGCTGGCAATCTTGGGCCTGACAACATTGAAAATCCGATAGAGCAACAACGCTGAAAATCTGATAGAGCATCCGAATAGAGCAAGGGAACAACAACGCAATCAATCATGCCTACCGAAACCACATACTCAATCCTTGGCGCGGCCCGGTCGGGGCTGGCGGTGGCGGCGTTGCTTTGCCGCGAAGGGGCGCGTGTGTTCGTTAGCGATTCCAAGCCGGCCCAGGCCAACCCAACGGCCATTCCCCGGCTGGAAGCAATGGGGGCCGCCTACGAGTTCGGCGGGCATACCGAAAAAGTGCTGTTGGCCGATGTGTTGGTCCTTTCCCCTGGCGTTCCCGACACCATCCCAATCGTTCGCCAAGCGGCGGAGCGGGGGATGCGGATCACCAACGAGATTGAAATTGCCGCAAGCCGCTGCCGCGCGCCGATTATCGCAATCACCGGAACAAACGGCAAAACAACAACCACCGAGCTTGCCGGATTTATCCTTCGCGGCTCAGGGCGGAACACCTTCGTGGCCGGGAATGTTGGATTGCCGTTCAGCGAAATCGCCCTGATGGCCGATGAACAAAGCGTGGTGGTGTTGGAGCTTAGCTCCTTCCAGCTTGAGCATATCCAGACGTTCCGCCCTCGGGTGGCGATGATCCTGAACGTCACCCCCGACCATCTGGATCGCTACCCAAATTTCGAGGCTTACGTGCGGGCCAAATTCCGCATCACGATGAACCAGACCCCAGCCGATACGCTGATCTACAACGCCGACGACCACAACCTGTCGTCGCTTCCGGCCAACAGCATTGCGCGGGCAATCGGCTTCAGCCTAACGCAGGCGCTTCCCGACGGCGCGTTTGTTCGCGACGGGAAGATGATACTTCGCGCCAACGGAGAACAAGAACTTATGCACACCGACGATATCCAAATCCGTGGACCTCATAACCTGTACAACGCCATGGCCGCTGCGCTTGCGGCGCAGTCAATCGGCGTGGGGTTGGATGCAATCCGCGACGGGCTGAAAAACTTCCCGGGCGTTCCCCACAGGCTTGAGCCGGTGCGCCAGCTTGACGGGGTCCGCTACGTCAACGACAGCAAAGCCACCAACGTGGATTCCGTTTGGTACGCGCTGCAAAGTTTTGCCGAACCAATCGTGCTGATTGCCGGCGGAAAGGGGAAGCAGAACGACTACGCCCCAATCCTTCCGCTGCTTCGCAAACATGTGAAAGCCGTGGTGCTGATTGGCGACGAAGCCGCCACGATGGAGTCCGCATTTGCCGGCCACGTCCCAACCGTTCGCGCCGGGCACAGCATGGAGTTGGCGGTGGAGCAGGCTCGCAGCTTGGCTATCCCGGGCGATGTGGTTCTGCTTTCGCCGGCCTGCGCCAGCTTCGACATGTTCAACAACTTCGAGCATCGGGGTGAGGTTTTCAAAACGCTGGTGAACCAGTTGGTTCCCGCCGGGGAAGCGGTGAACTGAAATCGGCTTTGCTCACCTCGGGTCCAGAAATCGAGACTAACGACTTTCTTTTCGCAATCGAATGCCGACAACCCCATCAATAACTGCTCGCGGCCATAACGACTGGTACTTGCTGCTGGGTGTGTTGGGGCTGATGTTCTTTTCCATTGCCTTTGTCTATTCAGCTTCGGCGGGATTTGCCGACGCAAAGACGGGATCATCCGAGACGTTTTTCTGGAGCCATGCGGTGCGTGTGCTGGCCGGGATTGGGGTGATGCTTTTCTTCTCGCGGGTGGATTACCACTGGCTGGAACGGTGGTCCAAACCGATGCTGGTGCTGGCCATTGGGATGCTGCTGTTTGTGCTGTTTGAAGGGACCCGAATGAAAGGGGCAACCCGTTGGATTGACGTCGGGCTTGTCTCCTTCCAGCC encodes:
- a CDS encoding phospho-N-acetylmuramoyl-pentapeptide-transferase, giving the protein MLYYLAQYINELFSPPGFGLFRFVTFRAAAAALTALLIAFVFGPKIIRRLKRLQIAEQGKKEAPKSHMAKAGTPTMGGLIVLLSLIVPALLWCDVKSAFVILAVVVTLFLGGVGFLDDYLKVVKKLPKGLIGRYKIIGQVVIGLVLGGTIYFFPEWFPGNYSNINTYSTAPFVKDTLFNFGILYIPAVIFVLTATSNAVNLTDGLDGLAIGTVSIVALAVALITYLSGNAVAANYLNIPHLRGVDELAIFCAALLGAGLGFLWFNAYPAQVFMGDTGSLALGGAIGAVMILVKKEYMIPVLGGIFFAESLSVVVQVGYFKYTKRRYGQGRRIFRRAPLHHHFEEKGWPEAKIVTRFYIVAILLAILGLTTLKIR
- a CDS encoding UDP-N-acetylmuramoyl-L-alanine--D-glutamate ligase — its product is MPTETTYSILGAARSGLAVAALLCREGARVFVSDSKPAQANPTAIPRLEAMGAAYEFGGHTEKVLLADVLVLSPGVPDTIPIVRQAAERGMRITNEIEIAASRCRAPIIAITGTNGKTTTTELAGFILRGSGRNTFVAGNVGLPFSEIALMADEQSVVVLELSSFQLEHIQTFRPRVAMILNVTPDHLDRYPNFEAYVRAKFRITMNQTPADTLIYNADDHNLSSLPANSIARAIGFSLTQALPDGAFVRDGKMILRANGEQELMHTDDIQIRGPHNLYNAMAAALAAQSIGVGLDAIRDGLKNFPGVPHRLEPVRQLDGVRYVNDSKATNVDSVWYALQSFAEPIVLIAGGKGKQNDYAPILPLLRKHVKAVVLIGDEAATMESAFAGHVPTVRAGHSMELAVEQARSLAIPGDVVLLSPACASFDMFNNFEHRGEVFKTLVNQLVPAGEAVN